Below is a window of Sulfurimonas sp. DNA.
AGATGTTTTCTGCATCTTTAAATAATTTTGAAAAATCATATACCATAGTTTTGCCGCCTTGTAGAAAGTACAAATAAATTTTATTATAAGGATTTGATTGTATCAAAATATCACTTTAAACCTACTTTTTAAAAAGTATTACTTAGATTAAGCCTTGGAAGTGTAAAATTGCATCTCCACATTGGACAGTTGGGAGAGTGGTTTAATCTAGTCGCCTGGAACGCGGCCGTAGCGAAAGTTACCGAGGGTTCAAATCCCTCACTGTCCACCACCTTAAAAATAATCCCCTAAAATAAGTATTTTAAAAAGATTAAAAATTTACTGTGTAGTTTTTGTGCATAAGTGCGCAGTTATCTTTCTAAAAAAACAGCCCTTTTAATATTTTTCTGTGGAATATATCTAGCATATTTTTCAAGTGTCATTGAGCTGTCTTTATGCCCTAACATTTGAGAAGTCCAAAGTATATCTTCATTATTCATTAGCATTTGACTAGCAAATGTATGCCTCATCTGATAAAGATTTCTATATGGAATATTTTGTTGTTCTAAAACTTTTTTCCAATAGTGAGAACTTATTTTGTCACTTCTGCTAAATGGCTGACCTTTTTGAGTTTCAAAAACAAATACGCTATTTTCATCAGATATTTTTCTATGCGCAAGTAGATACTTTTTTAATGCTTCTAAAATCTCAATATCTCGAATACTAGATTTAGTTTTAGGTGGAGTAAATCTACCATCTCTAATACTATGCCTAACTTTTATAATCCAGTTTTCAAAATCTATATTTTCCCATTTTAGAGCAATAATTTCGCCAGTCCTCATACCTGTAAAAAAACCAACGGCAAAATAAGCTTTTATGTTTTGCGGTGCATTATCAATAATTTGATATATTTCTTCAACGCTAAATGGCTTTTTTTCTCTAGTTTCTTCAGTTTTGGGAGCATTAACCAACTTTAGATAATTTTTTTCAATTATCTCTTCTTTGTAGGCATCTTCTAAGATAGTCATTAAAACCGTTCTTATGCTTCTTACAGTTTTGCCAGTAAGTTTTGCTAGTAAATCATTCTGCCATAAAAAGAGTTCAGAGCGTTTAATTTTATCAATTCTAGTAGTGCCAAAAACTGATTTTATATGAAGATTGTATATTTCTTGATATTGCTTTTGAGTTGATTCTCTTCTATTTTGTTTATGCATAGAAAAGCTAATTTCTGCAAACTTATCAAGTGTAGGTACATTTTCTTTTTCAAAGAACTCACCCATCACTAATTGTCTTTGAATTTCAGGAATAATCTGCTTTTGTAGAATAGTTCTATTTTTGGCAGTATCTTCCATTTTCATTGACTTACGAACCATTTGTCCGTTATGTGAAAAGTGTAAATATAATTTATTGTTTCTTGATTTGATTTTCATTTTTTATCCTTTAAGATATAAAAACCAAATAATACGAACTCAAGAAAGCAGTA
It encodes the following:
- a CDS encoding site-specific integrase, with translation MKIKSRNNKLYLHFSHNGQMVRKSMKMEDTAKNRTILQKQIIPEIQRQLVMGEFFEKENVPTLDKFAEISFSMHKQNRRESTQKQYQEIYNLHIKSVFGTTRIDKIKRSELFLWQNDLLAKLTGKTVRSIRTVLMTILEDAYKEEIIEKNYLKLVNAPKTEETREKKPFSVEEIYQIIDNAPQNIKAYFAVGFFTGMRTGEIIALKWENIDFENWIIKVRHSIRDGRFTPPKTKSSIRDIEILEALKKYLLAHRKISDENSVFVFETQKGQPFSRSDKISSHYWKKVLEQQNIPYRNLYQMRHTFASQMLMNNEDILWTSQMLGHKDSSMTLEKYARYIPQKNIKRAVFLER